Proteins from one Fragaria vesca subsp. vesca linkage group LG6, FraVesHawaii_1.0, whole genome shotgun sequence genomic window:
- the LOC101309373 gene encoding putative leucine-rich repeat receptor-like serine/threonine-protein kinase At2g24130-like produces MVFIKTIFFLLFQHFVITSCNAVIGHHHTPHHSLLRDKAALLQLKKAITYDPNSTLANWNEGTDVCNFTGVGCNKQRHRVTELLLHDHKLVGKLSPIISNLTGLRYLELVGNHFYGTLPPEISLLRRLHHLRIEGNNFPGSIPDSLVLPSQLTVVTLLQNNFSGAVPPALFSNCSVLRVLDISNNFLSGKIPREIGNCPNLWTLNLYNNQFTGEIPFSLTNTSLVNLDVEFNHLSGELPVKLVENLPHILYLHLSNNDMVSHDGNTNLDPFFTALANCTSLEELELASMGLGGTLPSSIGGLGVNFTNLLLQENQLIGSVPSNIGNISKLVVLNLTSNLMNGTISANISHLSHLEQLFLSHNFFTSTIPEALGHLPHLGLLDLSHNSFFGNIPSSLGNLARLNYLFLNNNLLSGTIPPALGRCTELYRLDLSFNRLAGLIPPELSGLSEIRIFINLSHNHLEGSIPIELSKLEDVQEMDLSSNNLSGSIFPQISSCIALTLINFSHNALEGSLPDSIGELKNLVSFDVSDNHLSGKIPMSLNKSRTLTYLNLSYNDFEGKVPYGGIFELVSDTSFLGNKHLCGKLAAKHVCPRTKHLFRSRIFLIIFVIVIFISTSLSIICCVIAFRRVKVLVSPQKAATVKKPTQPEVILNFPRVTYRDLSEATGGFDDQRLIGTGSYGRVYRGVLPDGTTIAVKVLHLQSGNSTKSFNRECQVLRRIRHRNLIRIITACSLPDFKAIVLPYMANGSLDSRLYPHSQAGLGSGSSDLSLIQRVNICSDIAEGMAYLHHYSPVRVIHCDLKPSNVLLNDDMTALVSDFGIARLVIAGGAGGGNAAGLENMGNSTANILCGSIGYIAPDDMFVGGLSLHSWVKNHYHGRIDKVVDSSLLRASRDQSPEVKKMWDVAIEEMIELGILCTQESPSTRPTMVDAADDLDRLKRYLGGDTTATFASSLGISSSTIDDD; encoded by the exons ATGGTCTTCATCAAAACCATTTTCTTTCTTCTGTTCCAGCATTTTGTTATAACATCTTGTAATGCAGTTATAGGTCATCACCACACTCCTCATCACTCTTTATTAAGAGATAAGGCTGCTCTTCTACAGCTCAAGAAGGCCATTACATATGATCCAAATTCCACTCTAGCTAATTGGAATGAAGGTACTGATGTTTGCAACTTCACCGGTGTAGGCTGCAACAAACAGCGTCATCGTGTAACTGAACTCCTTCTGCATGATCATAAGCTTGTAGGGAAGCTTTCACCTATCATTTCAAATCTAACCGGCCTTCGTTACTTGGAGCTTGTAGGCAATCACTTTTACGGAACTCTCCCTCCTGAAATTTCCTTGCTCAGACGCCTGCATCATTTACGGATTGAGGGGAACAACTTTCCTGGTTCTATACCAGATTCCTTAGTCCTTCCTTCACAACTCACTGTTGTTACTCTTTTGCAAAACAATTTCTCTGGTGCAGTTCCACCTGCACTCTTCTCCAACTGCTCTGTCTTAAGGGTTTTGGATATTTCCAACAACTTTCTTTCAGGAAAAATTCCAAGAGAAATCGGGAATTGTCCAAACCTATGGACCCTCAATTTATACAACAATCAATTCACTGGAGAAATTCCTTTCTCTTTGACTAATACCTCGTTGGTCAATCTAGACGTCGAGTTCAATCATCTTTCTGGTGAATTGCCCGTCAAACTTGTGGAGAACTTGCCTCACATTCTGTATCTTCACTTGTCAAACAATGACATGGTAAGCCATGATGGAAACACCAATCTCGATCCATTCTTCACTGCCCTTGCAAATTGCACTAGTCTAGAGGAGCTTGAACTGGCGAGTATGGGACTCGGAGGAACATTACCTAGTTCCATTGGAGGACTTGGTGTCAACTTTACAAATCTGTTGCTGCAAGAAAACCAACTGATTGGATCAGTTCCTTCAAATATAGGTAACATATCTAAGCTTGTGGTCCTGAATTTGACCTCCAATCTTATGAATGGAACAATTTCAGCAAACATAAGTCACTTGTCACACTTGGAACAGCTTTTCTTATCTCACAACTTTTTCACCAGCACCATACCAGAAGCACTTGGCCATCTTCCTCACCTAGGCCTGCTTGATCTGTCTCATAATTCGTTCTTCGGAAATATTCCAAGCAGTCTAGGAAATTTAGCCAGGCTGAATTATCTGTTCCTCAACAACAACCTCCTATCTGGAACCATCCCTCCCGCATTAGGACGCTGCACAGAACTGTACAGGCTTGACTTATCATTCAACAGATTGGCAGGGTTAATCCCCCCGGAATTATCAGGTTTGAGTGAGATCAGAATTTTCATAAACCTCTCACACAATCATCTTGAAGGGTCTATACCGATTGAGCTCAGCAAGCTAGAAGATGTTCAAGAGATGGATCTCTCATCAAATAACCTGAGTGGGAGTATCTTTCCACAGATATCAAGCTGTATCGCATTGACTCTGATAAACTTCTCACACAATGCTTTGGAAGGGAGCCTCCCAGATTCCATAGGTGAGCTAAAGAACCTTGTGTCTTTTGATGTTTCAGATAACCACCTGTCCGGAAAGATTCCGATGAGCCTCAACAAGAGTCGGACACTCACATATCTAAATCTTTCATATAATGACTTCGAAGGAAAGGTTCCTTATGGTGGCATATTTGAATTAGTGTCAGATACCTCTTTCTTGGGCAACAAGCATCTTTGTGGAAAACTTGCTGCGAAACATGTTTGCCCTCGGACAAAGCATTTGTTTCGTTCTCGTATATTCTTAATAATATTCGTCATAGTGATATTCATTTCAACATCCTTATCAATCATATGTTGTGTGATTGCGTTCCGCCGCGTTAAGGTATTGGTTTCACCCCAGAAGGCTGCAACTGTAAAGAAGCCAACACAACCTGAAGTGATTCTGAATTTCCCAAGAGTTACATACCGAGATTTGTCAGAGGCCACCGGTGGATTTGATGATCAGAGACTGATTGGGACGGGGAGCTATGGACGAGTCTACAGGGGAGTTCTTCCAGATGGGACAACCATAGCAGTCAAGGTGTTACATTTACAATCTGGAAATTCAACAAAGAGTTTTAACAGAGAATGCCAAGTCTTAAGGAGAATAAGGCACAGGAATCTTATAAGGATCATAACAGCGTGCAGTCTACCAGATTTCAAGGCTATTGTTCTTCCTTATATGGCAAATGGTAGCTTGGATAGTCGTCTCTATCCACATTCACAGGCCGGTCTAGGTTCAGGCTCTTCTGATCTGAGTCTCATTCAGAGGGTCAATATTTGTAGTGACATTGCGGAAGGGATGGCCTATCTTCATCATTACTCTCCGGTCAGAGTTATACACTGTGACCTGAAACCAAGCAATGTTCTTCTCAACGATGACATGACTGCTTTAGTTTCTGACTTTGGGATTGCAAGATTAGTGATAGCCGGAGGAGCAGGAGGAGGAAATGCAGCTGGTCTTGAGAACATGGGGAACTCTACTGCTAATATATTATGTGGATCTATTGGATACATAGCACCAG ATGACATGTTTGTTGGGGGACTAAGCCTGCACAGCTGGGTAAAGAACCATTATCATGGAAGGATTGACAAAGTGGTCGACTCTTCCTTGTTGAGAGCTTCTAGAGATCAGTCACCTGAGGTGAAAAAGATGTGGGATGTTGCCATAGAAGAAATGATAGAGTTGGGTATTCTTTGCACTCAAGAGTCCCCTTCGACTAGGCCTACAATGGTCGATGCTGCAGATGATTTGGATCGGCTGAAGAGATATCTTGGTGGGGATACTACTGCGACATTTGCCTCTTCATTAGGAATTTCTTCATCTACCATAGACGACGACTAG